The DNA region TTACATCGtcgattaacgataacaataatgataatatactCGGGAATGATGATGCGTGTGCGCGGGTCTGAcagtatttccttttttctttaattttgttcccctccccccccatgttgttcctttgtttctttctttctttttttttcctttcttccttttccttttcttgctTCTCTTAAgaattcattatctttattttgcAGTTCTGTGCTCTCGTTAACCTCGGAACACCTTACGATATTCACTTCGAACGATGGATGCTACGCAAAATGGATTTACGAAAGTGTCACGTCACACTTGCCGCTGTTAGATCTACcagaatgtttctttttcattaaatcgaGAAACGCGAGAAAACGCGTATCGCGCGCTCCTTACATCGCTAAAtttctgtattattattattattttttttttttttccttttcttcgctAAATATGGTCGAGtgctctatttttctttttcttgttcttttcttttttctgattCCTATACTTTGAAACTGTCCGAAGGTTCCCACCAAGAAAGATCACGTCGCTTTTAATAGACGACCGCGTCGTATATTTTGTACCTCCtatgtgaaaaatattcatttaaagcTCGTACACGCTCTATGtcgcaaaaaatattatattctcttcTATAAAATTGTCAAATCCTACTAATTCGCTATAAACGCTCTTACGTCGTCGATACGCGACGATTCGCGTCGATTGCGAACGATCGTATTCTTCCTCTACTATCGTTCTATTGATGTAGGAAAGATATCGGGAAGatatcgaagatatatatatatatatatacatatacacacacacatacatatatatatatatatatgtgtgtgtgtgtgtatttatatatttttatatatatacatatatattaattatgtgtGAGATTATACGTATGATTAACAAATAAACGGTTGTCTTTTTTGTTGGATCTTAgaaacgatcgttcgatcgacgcGTAATCTAGAAATGGATATCGtcaggttttctttttttttcttttttttttttttctttttttttttttttttctttatgaatgATTCATCGTGATCTCATTTGTATCATCTCGCAATAACTTAAACATATATTTCGTGACAATATGTATAACTCGATAATAtagaaaggattaaaaaaaaaaaaaaaaaaaaaaaaaaaaaaaaaaaaaaaaaaaaacttggaaAATATTGCGAGAAATTCGAAAggaaattatatcgaaaaaatgtcTGTTTAAAATTGACACAGAAATAATAGGATCCTATTGAAAATTGACGagtaaataaaagaggaaaggagaaaaacgagagagagagagagaaagagagagatcaagaAGAATCGCTCGATACGACGCTAATTAAGCTTGAGGGGAAACCTGCGTCCAGTTTCAATGTGGCCCGCAAACTTTGTGCATTCCATTTGTTCCTATTCGAAGTATCTTATAGGAATTCGAGTCATCCAGGATTCTTTACGAGTTTTTTTCCGCGATAATCGTAAACGCGCCGACAGAAGAGTACCATGTCCGATGGTACTGGTATCGGTGGTTGCCGATTCTTTCTCGGATATACTTGGTCCCCCGGTGGAACTATTAAACCGGGACTCTCCAAACCCTCTTCGATTCTTCGCAAATTCTTGCGGTagctaaaagagaaaatataaatttgcaaTTGGAAtgtcataaaagaaaaaaaaaaaaaaaaaaaaaaatggttttatattttataaccgAATAAACTCACCGACAATACTCGTTAAACGTTAGAATATAACATTTGTCCTCTATGCAAGCGACACTGTTGGCATCTCTGTGGCGAGAAGCAAACACCTCGTCCTCGGTGTCGCATTGCGTACGGCCCTGTTCCGTGTGTTCCGGCCTGTAGTACCACAGTAGCGAAAACATCATCTCACctggaaagataaaatattttttcatctccGTCGAAAACACGGCGAATAAGACACGGCGAGTAGGGAGGGGGAaaggatagagataaaaatttcaaactaaCTTACCGTCGTCCGGATTTTCCCAAAGCGCAGCTATCTTCGCAACGAACGGCAAATCGGCCTTCCTTGGTCCACTCTTAAGTAAAACGCAGTCTCTGGGTCTCAGGACATCGCCGCTCTCGTGCTTCATGCTGGCGTAACACCGACGTATAGCCGACTCCTCGTTCTACGAATACATacaaagacatatatatatatatatataagttccgatcgaatgaaaattgtattaatcCTTTGAATATTGTACAATCTCACGCgagattatcattattatattattaccgttaagtAAACTTTGGCTTCGAAAGCGTCACCCTCCCAACTCCAGCCGTTACTCCATTTCGgctttaaaaatgtttttctagCGAGCGACAAATTTTCGCTCCCTCCTAAGGTATCCTCGATTTTGGAGGTTGCTCTCTTTACGTTAGACTTCTTCGCGCTCTTCCGTTTCTTCTTGATCAATGCCggcttcttcgtttcttcgctAGCCTCGCCACCGGCCTTACAACCTTTGCTCGCcgcttcgtttttcttcgtgCTATCTTTCGATTTTGTATCCTGACCCTTAGCAGACTTTGTCTCCTGCGATTTGCCCTTGCTTCTGCTTCTAGATTTGACATCCTGCGTTTTTGCCTTCGTTTTCTCAGTTTTACCCTTGCTCTGACTGATCTTCGTTACtatcttcgatattttctcCAATTCCTTAGCCAAGCCCAACTTTTTACCAACCTTCTTTAAGATACTAGTACCCttgttcttcttattttccgacttatcgttaatctttgtCTTCCGATCCTTCTTCTGGGTCATTTGCAAGCTCTGCTGTATAACCTTATCGATGGTCTCCATGATGGAAGTATCGCTAGCCGGAGATTTTGAATTATTACTCGTCAAGCTGTTATTACACGCCGCTTGTTTCGTACACTTGGACTTTTTCGACGCGGATTCCGAACTGTTAGGAGTCTCGGCTTTACGTTTCTGACCCTGTACCTGCTGACTCTCCTTCTTGgcctgtttctttttcgaaacgcACGCTTCGTTGACACCGTCCACCTTATCGAGAAGCGGCTCGATCGGTGCTATCACTTTGCtcgtattatcgttaagaTCTTGTGTCGAGCCAACCGACAGAGTTCTCTTGCTAACCTTCCTTTTCTTACGTCCATCCGACAAACTGTCCAATGACAATTTTCGTTTGGTTACCTTTTGACACTTTGGTTGTTCAACCTCAACCGGAATCTTTTCGACCGGGATCTCTTCCTTATCTTCGACCGTTTCTTGAACTGTCGGCTCGTAATCCGGCTTTTTCCAATTCTCATTACCTATCACCACGACGTCGTTGAGCTCCTCCTTCACGTCCGGATCAGCGTCGAGCTTATCGTCGATCAGTAAAATACCCGAATCCTTGTCAATCTCCAATATAGCCATTTTGCTCTCTTTCATGCACTGCTCGCACTTCATGATATCGCACTTGTAGTCCGACTCACATTTCACGTTACAATTCGCCGCGCAACTCAAATTATCCCCGATCTCGACGCTGCAGGACTCGCACTTAACGTTATTGTTCTCAAGCTTGAATTCGTGAAACTTGCTGCTCGGACAGTTCCCAACCGTGAGCTTTTCGCTCGGCGAGAGTGTCTCCATCTTGACCTCGCAAGTAGATGTGCAGCCGTGTTTCTGACAGGCACACTTTCTCAACTTGTCCTCGGTGCAATTCTTCTCGTcctaagagaaagaaagaggggggagagggggaagagagagagagagagagagagagagagagagagagagagaaaaggaaagagagaaaaaaagaaaagttagcACGAAAATACGAATACGAATGGAAGATTATAGAAAAGTTATGGGAAGTGGAGGCAACGATACCTTGCTCCTGCAGTCAGAGTTCTGAGAACGATTATGACCACCGACGAGATTATGAGACGGTGGAACAGCCGGTTGGCTTTGATTGAGGTTGCGTAAAGTGTTGAGTTGGACACGATCCGTATCCCAGGCATTGGCACCATGAGGTGGCGCTAGCCCGGCTAGCCCCCTCGCTGGCGAGGGCGGACCTACCAAAGCACTGGGCGGCAATGACAGACCGGGCCCCGATACCACTGGCGCTCCCTTACCATTACCAATAAGGGGCCCAGTATCCACGTTTTTTGGACATGACTGCATCGGGCACGGACAACCCTGGAAGGCTGCGTCTACGATAGGGCACGAACATAgatcgaatttaataaaaacacaTTCGAGGAGAGAAAAGGCATGGGTTTCcattaaaggagaaaaaaaaaaaagaaaactcacGGTCTACGAAAGGTCTTCCCTGAGAATGAAGATATGCTGGATTAGCcggaggtggtggtggagggTAACCCCCGTAATACGGAGGCAAGGGATATTCTCcgggtggcggtggcggtggttGATAGTCAACGACTCCAGGACCACCAGCCGTGCCTCCACCTCCCGGTCCTCCGCCTCCACCAGATTCCTGATACCCATAGTACTGCCTacaaagaaatctttttacaGAATGCTAGAAGAGTCCACTCGGTAGAATGGCCCTATTCGCATTGCGGGCTCAAGTGTGCCTCACACGTTTGCCTTCTCCAAAAGATACTTTGGAGAATATCGTTCTTACCTTCTGTAAGTTGGCGCGTACTTGTAGTACGGCGGAGGATGAGCGTGAGGATGGGTATACGTAGGTGGATAACAGAGATCTTGATACTGAGGTGGCGTGCTATAATAGGAAGGGCAATATGCCCTATAAAAGCCTCCTCCACCTGAAACATACAAGGAAGGATTCGTTCGAAAGAGATCGTAAAATGGGATAGACCTATAAGATGATATCCTTCGAAATTGCTacgattcttttcttcctttttctctttttcgactCTATCTAGCGATGaatgataaatcgaatttGTCAGGTAGAAAACGGACCTGGAATATCCGCTGTATAGGAATATCTGAATGCACCTGTACTACTCGTGCCACCGGAAGTGGTCGATGTCGCGACCAAATCGTCCGAGCCTTCCGAGTTTTGAGGAGGCGTGGGAGTTGGTTCCGGTGGTGGGCCCTTAACCGGGGGTAATGTTGGCGGGTGCTGTATCAGTGGTCCAGCCGGCTGATAATACCCTGCAAACAGacaaaatgaaaatcgattaaaagtcGTCGATCGCAATgtttatctgaaaaaaaaaaaaaaaaacatatatatatatacatattatatgtatgtactatatgtatgtatttatgttcgATTCTAGGAAAGTTGAAAGAAACTTTGCCTCGCAAAGTTCCGAGCTAAGCGAAACCTGGCTTTCTCCTCGCGAGTAGTAGGACTGTCGTTACGGTGACGTGCATATCGATTATCCGAAAGATCGTCCGCCATTTACTTCGCCCAATCGCGATTCCGCTTATGTAGGTTAAacgcgcgcatatatatatctatacacacacatgtagaTGACACGCGCGCGTGGAAAGGCGCGTGCTCTCGCATGCTGtatgcgtgagagagagagagagagagagagagggagagagagaaatacgtaTTCCTATATACGGTGATACACACCAGGCAAACGCAAATATGTGTTTCAAGATTATAGTAATTCAAAATCAATCGTCAAATAATTTCGTCGATACTTGCGTGGATCGTTTAAAATAGAACACCAAGTATACATCACGCATGAAGgacacgaaagagaaaaagagagagagagagagagagagagagagagagagagagagagagagacggtcGATGGGCGCAGCATCAATCCAGCCGCATAGAAATCTGTTTCTCTCGATGGACCTCGCGCGCGCGCCAAGTAAATGAAGTTTCGCGACGAGGCCAAAGTGAATGAAGGGTACACGCTGGCTTTCTCGAGTGTATATATCCTTAGCCGGACGGGGCCGTGCCCGATCGAGGATAAAGGCCGCGTCCTTTAGGATGCCTACTAAAAAATATCGCGAGAAACGAGGTTTTATCGTCTTCGATGTGCCGTGCTGTTGCTACCGTTTTCGAACTCGATTCGACCTTCGTGATccgatttttatttctcttcgttcactacgtacgaaagagagaaatcctttcgtttcttctttgttcgattgaaaaagaatatggaTACGgttcgaaagattttctacTCTATCTCGTCTGTTCGATCATGGATCAAATCGAGAACAATCTGTGGTTTGacggtttctttctttctccttttttcttttgtcttcctttttctcttctcggatttttgttttttgtttcaatccttttttgttcctttttgttttgtttactCTCTCAAGGTTGAAATAAGAATCTTTGTTATCGTGCTATAACGTTTTTCGAGATGCGAATGGGATCAAATGCGAGATGTCATTTCTATGAGAataacgaaatagaaaatattagtgAAAAGGAACAATTGAGGAACGGGTTAGTATCTTATTGACAAGAcacgaagaaaaaagtcaaTGTTCATTCATACGAAGGTTATACTCCGGGAAAAAGCTCGGAAAGTTCTCTTTCTTGAAATACCTATCTCATACCTTTCCTGTCTCGACGGGCCGTTCCAAAGTAGAACGTCTCGCGAACCTCGCGAAGCAAGAAGATATTTTAAGGTCGACGTATTGGGATGTCTCAGGGACGCGCACGTCGACGTTTATGTCGTCGTGTCGTTGTTTGCGATCTATTAAGGTCGCTACGAGGctcgtgaaaatattttcaacctAGAaggtttatatgtatgtgactGGCGAAGAACCGATGACGAGGGACAACGAAACAGAGGTGGCAGAGCTATTAAATACgtccattaaatatatatatatatatatatctctctctctcgtttcacTAACTCGAGTGTTGCAAACGTGAGAACGTAATCTTTCTTCCGAGCAAAGGTCACCTAAAGCTTTTCAGGACTCTCTCGGTGGAAAGTTCAACGAGGATGGTTGGAACGCAATGAACAATGCCGGAAAGCCTTCCATGtagtacacgtatatatactcAAAATGTATATAAGCGCGTGTATGTGCCTACACACAGTTGATCTAGGTCTATAGATGTAGACACGAGTGTATCGGTGGAAACCATGGACACGACAAATGGGTCACTGTCCGGCAccgttcgagagagagagagagaaagagagagagacgcgacCCATCGATCTAATGGCACGGAACGTGGAAGATGATGATAAACGCGAGACACCGCTCCGTTTCacgtctatcttttctctccttttgaCAAAAGCTAACACACGGACATATTTGAAACGTGCTTCACGAGTTTTTCCCGAAACTCGAATGAATTTTTCGCCACGGCCAAACGTCCTGCTTAacacatattctctctctctctctctctctctctctctctctctctctctatctatctatctctctctctctatctctatctatctgtataaggagtattataatagttctcctatattattttttcttactgCTGAAAGAGCCGGCGGAAAGCAACCTTCGATTCAGGaaacataaaaattcttttccattatatatatatatatatatatatatatttatattatgaatacTAATTGAATGGTATAATGAAGAGCTTATCAGgacaagatagaaagaaaggagccGTTCCTTtctgtccctttctctctttctctttctttcgtttggacaagacggaaagagagaaaagacagtGGGTGCCGACTCTATTCCTATCTGTGGCCTATGCTGGTACGCTACGGTACTACTACTCGTTTTATCTTCGTATATCGCAGGCAAAAGTCTCGGAACGAACGGCGCTCGTAGCCTAGAGAAGTCAAGGACCCGAGCACGAAGGTGCCTTGCCGCAACGTGCCGGTGTCGTTGACTCAGAATAGAATCGAGAGAGTCTGACACTCTCAATGGCGCGTTTCGCgctttgctctttctcttactgTGTCtcgttcgtttgaaaaatCGTTACACGATGTCGATTGATCACGAAACTTCCTCGAAATTGTCCCGTTTCTAACGTATCTCTACAATGCTTGAATGCGTTCGATCAACTTGGAGATATAATTCTCGAAGTAATGTAGAAAATCTGAAGAGCTGGAGAAACGTAACCTTTTGACGGTCACCGTCGCCAAAAAGATCTAATCTGGATCTGTTTGATTCGACCTTGTtacgtttctcctttttctttttttctttccatttttttctttttcctcttgccttttttttctctttatttttttctttttatttatttatttatttatttattattatttttttttaacatgcaCGCTGAAGAGAGAACGTTGAAAATTTTCCTAAAACGACTCCTGCTTCCTGCATGAAacatcgagagaaagagagaaggtggaAGTTACTCGGTACGGGCAGAAATTGAACTCGCTTGGATGTTTGCCCAACGACGAGAAAGACCGAACGGTTgtttctcgctttctctctctctctctctctctctctctctctctctctctctctctctctgtctatctctatctatccctttctctcttttagagTCCACGAAGAATTATTCGTAAACTTTTCGAAGCTTCTTGACATTTTGCAAATCCTTTTAAGGTAATTGCCTCGTCAAACGTAactatcctttctctttctctctctctctctctctctctctctctctctctctctctctctctctctcactctctttctctctctctctctctctttctatctatctctctttctctgtcttttaaGAGAAGACGATTAATCGAATGACGATCGTActcgataaataaatcaatttctatGTTCAAGAGCCTACCCAcgaaggaataataaatattcttctgGAGAATCGATGAGTATTCGAACGGTCGCATCGAGAAGGAGAACGACGGGCTTATCCAAAGAGTATTGCTCTGTTTTCCAAGTATCGGCCAAACCCTttgaagagatagagagagagagagagagagagagaagaaactagtatcgattcgatcgaaattaataaattattatcaaccACGGTGGACGGAAAGTTAGCTCGGGCCCATTCGCCTTCTTATGTTCGGGACACGATAAATTCATTCGACAGCAGGACgacgaataagaaagaagaaagagaaaaaaaagaagaagaagaagaagaagaagaagaagaagaagaagaagaagaagaagaagaagaagaagaagaagtggtggtgatggtgatggtggtggtggtggtctGATAATATCGGCCTGGACACGAGCTCAAAGtgatttacattatttatatcgaggttctgtctttctctctcggcaTGCTCTAGTCCTCGGTTTAATCACGCTGGCACAAACGGCCGTCGGTAATTGATTCTTATACGGTATCGGCGCGATACGGGGTGGCTTGGAATGCGAGATCGGCGCCATAGTACACCGCCTAGTATTATCGTTCCGACAGCTTTGCCGATGTTTACTCGCGCGTCTCTTTGTAACCTATCGACTACGCTTGAGATTCTAAAGAACCactttgtttcttccttccttccttccttctttctttctttttctcttcttcttcttcttttttttttttctttttacatttgcccataatataataaagaaataacaacGACGCCGTCAACCGTACCAAGGAGAAATTTTACTTACAAATTGACTCAACTTgatatacctatgtatttataaaaaggagagagagccCTATTTGGTACACGAGTGCTGTAAAAAGGATCGAAACCGTCGATgatgtataaatatactttgTTCTTTATAAGAATAGGCTTTAATAGTAAGacaagaagaagtagtagtagtagtagtagtagtagtagtagtagtagtagtagtagtagtagtagtagtgtagtagtaatagtaatagtagtagtagtagcagtagtagtagtaacagtagtagtagAGTAGTGGTAAGTACAAAGTCGACGTTTAGAGCCATTTAACGAGCGGCATAGGCGAGAGCGTATTGAAGGCAGAaaggcaagcaagcaagcaagcaggcaTCCTCACCGAAGGCGAGGGTGTGCACGAGCCTTTTTTTAACGTACGGTATGCGCGAGCCAACGCCGATACGCTCAGCGGCACGCAACTTTGTTAATCCATAACCGTCACCGTGTCATCGTTGTTCACCGGCCGTCCCTGTGCTAAATACGAAAGCGGACGACttaagaaaacgaagaaaaattcgctaaatttacaataatactTACGATTTTTCTTAGATCGTGTTTCTTATACTTTAACGATAGCTAACGCTTAGATACCTACTCGTTCTatattcttatctctctctctctctctcttcctctatacACACCCACACCCACACTctcacacacccacacacacacacatatatatatatatgtgtatccgTAGGCGGGCAAAGTCGAGGAAATCGGCTTTTCCGGTAAAGGAAGAGAATCTCTGTTTTCGGCATCGAAGCGTGACTATGCTCTATGAAATGTACACGTCGTCGACAAGAACGTTGCGTGCGGTgtgatctcttttctctttctcccctcgttctctttctctttctccctcattctctctttcttctttatattcttttaaaaagatgTATCTTCTCGCACGCGATAACAAGGACGATTCGAAAATAAACACTCTTTATTTCGTCAGTTACTATCgccctactttttttttcatgcttGTTagaccatctctctctctctccctctccctcccaccctcgcTCAATAGCGAgctaataaaagaagataccTAATGATTCGTATGATGAACGGATGGATGGAAATCGAAATGACTTGGATGCGTGCTCGTGGACGCGTATTCCGTTCGTTTAATCGTAACCTATCGCTCGTCAAGGCTTCTCGACGACCTCGACCGAGTATCGTCGCGTCTCGTCTCGattttctctatataaaaACCCCCCCTTTCGCTTCGGGACACGTACATCTCGAGCGCACGTGCGATACGTCCGCGTTACGAGGAGGAACGAAACGATCCGAGGGACGGCTGGCTGTTCGTCACGACAAAgatgatgagagagagagagagagagagagcgagaaaatGGACAAATAAAAGTCAAGATCGTTTAATCGCCAATCCTGGGGATATCGAAGTTTCACGTAACGTTTATCTTCTCTGgattaaaagtttatataaatttttattgagataaaaatttcttcttctatcacGATCAGAATGCAATTGCACGAAACTACAGTAATCACGGAATATCCCGATGACATTTGGAAATCCatgaacgatatatatttaatatttatcaaatttgaaTCGTGACGGTAGAAGATAGAAGCATAGTGAATCCTTTTTAGCGAAAACGTAGATCGAAGGTAAGTGTGAAGCTTTtctgaaaagaaagatagaaaaagaaggaaagaaaaaaaaggaaaataaaaaaataacgacaaaaaaaaaaaaaaaagaaacgcgcTTCACGCCGCGTTATTTGCTCTTTCACGCATCGTACGGCGCGTAACGCCTGTCTATAGTTTGCGCTCGTCCGCCAGTGAATATCGCGTCGGTTAaatccctcttctttctcgacaacaaaaggaagaaaagaagataaagaagaagaaaaatagggaATAATAGAACGACACGTTGTTGAAATTCGCGTTGTTCCTGAACACACGCGGCGCGCCCAATACAGGACCGACCGAACGCCGATGCGCGTTTCCTGGCTATGCCGAAAAACgtaaaagaagggaaagaaaatagatggaaaaatagaacaaaaagggggaaaaaaaatataaataaataaataaaataaaacaagaaggaaaaaaaatttctctcgtgAAAATTGCTCAACCGTAACAACGCGCATAAAGCGAGAACGCACGAGCTCGCGATATGCACCTTCAAAAAATTCGCGCAACGACGCGTAAAATCCGGTATAATGAGTTACACGAACCCCCAGTTAATTCGTTCTGCTAACTCCTTGTTTCTCTTCCTAatacgaaggagaaaagaaaaggggaaaaaagaaaaaaaaaaaaaaaaaaaaaaaaaagaaaaaaaataaaaataaaaataaagaaaagaaaaaagaaatattaagcaAAAACCCTAACTCTGTCATATGAATCGATTAAAACGGGACaggttatattataatatagtttaACTTGAACTTTCTCTCCCTATTACTTCAGCTTCTCTCAGATAACGTTCTAGGACGTTGCTAGGTCCGCTAGCTCGTTTAAAACTTGTATAATGATCGTTTCTCGCCAAGTGGAGAACGTAAAAGGAGGCTAACGGCAACGAATTGGGACTACGAAAAaggacgttaataacgttaccCGCTCGAGTTTAAGTACGATTTTCGACGTCGTCCCGTTAATcacttctctcgttctttcatcCTGCTTAAAAGGA from Vespa velutina chromosome 3, iVesVel2.1, whole genome shotgun sequence includes:
- the LOC124947551 gene encoding uncharacterized protein LOC124947551 isoform X1, which encodes MMKPQKKAIVARKATKMPTVAKKRRTLLEKTISEVKKEKKSKKQDKSEDLKRKSDGEKKKSDKMEDKKKYEEKKKVEDKKKDKSEKMDKKCNKDNEKKTDKIIEEEKLDRGEEKEDTEESQCDNQDKKKGQKLEERTKVEKQSADNKKKIEKSDDRKKCGKMDEESAEDQVKSLNTVEDKDALEDKTDVLSLSLKKRGKEEKKKDIKLSKMDTKETSKNVLTKDKKCDRKKMSDKDTAASRRNSPTRTKKNSKNSKSSQKKSIPRKTVLAKKPHFTVVNKFVDKKIKLVKSLKVEETINEEEEEAKKAKRKNTCASKGKGTQEKKPKLGKHMKAKLPQKNSKICEVIKAEDKLKTMAEKMILKKKIELKAIEKTLNETKKISHSNAINERAPTPEIKNEVLEERELEKNKDERDPRPKSPDEKKPMKGNTKIGKKVPKKISKGKTQNESNNQRSSSPMESSMGESVKQSKESEDGIKNAMAGTKKEEVNNESVIQIDLKVETVNGGSTSGVTSASESDEDYDEDINKKSKQRYAKKKERSNSPSDERARRIRLFGFWNGPKRHRVASLNALAKVHCLYENETGGVYLGGFCKPKPEKEKQKKNKEEKEESQVRKEKEKKSSEKKSEELPTPKRKLRNVPGLRGKHWDMLESSSSSPSSDEDYEREKNIERSKKKVIKRRKRNEEVMDLKDMVVCKRMASLNASAILAASYSDEKNRCGSSSDSSSESEVEIIKRRRQHDSDAEKKKGRQGSDPDDVLKPSKKVVIVNQDTDVTITGVYVNQTRSTHHEGFCSIAGMQYRISSTSHTQTAATAVATELHDQQKTEQPCKSYTPLGALSSMQPPGSQGNHPNMSPRRHSAFSAPHQHGYYQPAGPLIQHPPTLPPVKGPPPEPTPTPPQNSEGSDDLVATSTTSGGTSSTGAFRYSYTADIPGGGGFYRAYCPSYYSTPPQYQDLCYPPTYTHPHAHPPPYYKYAPTYRRFLCRQYYGYQESGGGGGPGGGGTAGGPGVVDYQPPPPPPGEYPLPPYYGGYPPPPPPANPAYLHSQGRPFVDHAAFQGCPCPMQSCPKNVDTGPLIGNGKGAPVVSGPGLSLPPSALVGPPSPARGLAGLAPPHGANAWDTDRVQLNTLRNLNQSQPAVPPSHNLVGGHNRSQNSDCRSKDEKNCTEDKLRKCACQKHGCTSTCEVKMETLSPSEKLTVGNCPSSKFHEFKLENNNVKCESCSVEIGDNLSCAANCNVKCESDYKCDIMKCEQCMKESKMAILEIDKDSGILLIDDKLDADPDVKEELNDVVVIGNENWKKPDYEPTVQETVEDKEEIPVEKIPVEVEQPKCQKVTKRKLSLDSLSDGRKKRKVSKRTLSVGSTQDLNDNTSKVIAPIEPLLDKVDGVNEACVSKKKQAKKESQQVQGQKRKAETPNSSESASKKSKCTKQAACNNSLTSNNSKSPASDTSIMETIDKVIQQSLQMTQKKDRKTKINDKSENKKNKGTSILKKVGKKLGLAKELEKISKIVTKISQSKGKTEKTKAKTQDVKSRSRSKGKSQETKSAKGQDTKSKDSTKKNEAASKGCKAGGEASEETKKPALIKKKRKSAKKSNVKRATSKIEDTLGGSENLSLARKTFLKPKWSNGWSWEGDAFEAKVYLTNEESAIRRCYASMKHESGDVLRPRDCVLLKSGPRKADLPFVAKIAALWENPDDGEMMFSLLWYYRPEHTEQGRTQCDTEDEVFASRHRDANSVACIEDKCYILTFNEYCRYRKNLRRIEEGLESPGLIVPPGDQVYPRKNRQPPIPVPSDMVLFCRRVYDYRGKKLVKNPG